The window GGCACGATGCCGGCGCCAAGGGCCTGCTCCGCGAAGTAGCATGTCGGACCGAGCGCTCGCGCCAGCAGCAGCGACCGGTTTTCAAGTGTCAGGCTGGCAGGGCTGGCGTCAGGCGCGATGGCGTGCACGTTCGCGCCGCGCGCCCCGATTCGCTGCGCCAGCGAGATCAATCGCCGTGACAGCTCCCGGTCGGCGTCGCTGTCGCGGGTCAGATCGAAGAACTCGCCGTCCAGCGAGCGGATCGGCCCCTCGACCAGCAGCACGAACTCGGCGGGAAGACCGCACGCGTCCAGATTGCCAACCACGGCGTCCATTGCCGCGTCTGACGCGAGATCGACGGTGTCCAGGTAGAGTTCGAGCCCGTCCAGGCCAGGCGTCTGGAGACGGTCTGCCAACTGAGCGGCCGTGGGTCGGGCCTTGAGCAGAATCTGTGCGGTCATCGGGATGCAGTGTCCTGGGCGGCGAGGCGGGCGATGCCCTCTTGAATCGTGACCGCAGGAGCGTACCGGAGTTCGGCGCGCGCGCGCGAGATATCCGCCACGCGGTCGCCCTCGTCGGAGCGCGCGGCCGGCGGCACGATCTCCGAGCGCGAGCCGACCGCCGCGCAGACCATCTGTGCAAGCCCGTAGAGCGTCGTGCCGATGCCCGTGGCGAGGTTGTAGACCCGTGCCGGCCGGCTGGCGGTCGGCGGACGCTCGAGAGCCAGCCTGATCCCGTGCGCCACGTCGCCTACCCAGGTCAGATCGCGCTGCTGATCGGCGTGGACGGCCAACGTCTCGCCGTGTCGGGCTCGATTCAGAAAGATGCTGACGACGCCGCTGTTTCCCTGACCCACCTGCCCCGGGCCGTACACCGAGAACAGGCGGACAACGGTTGTCGGGGTCGCAAGCTGCTCGGCGTACATCCGGCACCACTGCTCGGCCACCAGCTTGGTGTAGGCGTACGGGTCAGTCGGCGCGATGGCCGCGTCCTCGTGGATGACGGCGTCGGTCGGACGGTAGATGCGCTGGGTCGAGGCCAGGACGACGTGGGCGGCCGACTCCCGCGCGCCGTCGAGGATAGCGGCGGTCCCGCCAGCGTTCAGCGTGCTGTAGGCCAGCGGCTCCCGGAACGAGGCCTGCACGTCGCCGCGCCCGGCCAGGTGGACGATGGCTTCGACGCGCAACGCAGCCGCGCGCGCGGCCGGGTCGAGGACGCTGGCCTGAACGTGCGCCAGCGTCGATCCGTCAGGAAGGTGGAGCGGCCCGCCGCGGTGGAGCGTGGTGACCGTATGGCCCGCACCAGCAAGCTCGGCGACGACATGGCGGCCGATGAACCCGGACGCGCCGGTCACCAGAATCTGCATGCTGAGCGTGAACCCCGTTGAGGCTGTGCGCTCGCGGAGTATACTCCCTCCGCTCCGAGCGGTCCGGACCCCGGCTTCACGTTGTCACCATGCTCGGGCACACACTCGGATCGGGAGGGGACCGATGGGTTTCCTGAGCAAGCTCTTTGGCGGTGGTAAGGATTCCTCGGCCGACGGCGATCCGCAGGTCGCGCTTTCGCAGCTGCTCACGCTCTACGATGTGCCGGACGTCAAGGCTGACGGGGGCATCTCGCCGACCAGCCCGCAGGCGACCGAGGTCCGGAACATCGGCAAGAAGCTCCACAAGGCTGGCGGCAAGGCCCGGATGGAGGAAGTGCGAGACAGCGTGCGAGGGAAGATCCCGTGGGCCGCGCAGAACCTGGAGACGATCTGGGGCGGCACCAAGGAGTGGCAGGGCTAGGCCCGAATCCTTCGGGCGCCGGCCGGCGGGTGACGCGGCAGCCCGCCCTTCTGCGATCTCGCTCCGTTGTCGTGCGTGCTGACGCCCTCCCGCCGACGTGAGGCTGGAGGGCGTCGCTGTGCTCAGGTGTGGAGGTGACTGCGCTCCGATGTCCGGGATGGCCCGCTCATGACGATCAGGCTCTCGCCCCTCGGGCGCATCATCGTCAGCATCTACCTGCCGTCCGTCCTGATGGGCTTCGGCATGGGCATGCTGCTGCCAACCTTGCCGATCGTGGCGCGGTCGTTTGGCGTGGCGCCAGAGGTGGCCGCTCAGGGCGTGACGGCGTACCTGATCGGTCGGGTGGCCTGCCTCTTCCCGGCCGGCTACATCGTCGATCGTTACGGGCGGCGCTTCGCGATGGTGCTCGGCCCATCGATTGTCGTGCTGGGGCTGGCCTGCACCGTCCTGACGCCGTGGTTCTCCCTGGTGCTGGTGGGGCAGGCCCTGGTCGGGTCGGGCGAGGGCATCTGGAGCCTGGGCCGCGAGATCGCCGCCGTCGAGTCGATCCGCGCCGAGCAGCGCGGCCGGGTGATCGCCGCCTTCTTCGGCGTCTCGGCCGGTGGCGCGACAGTCGGTCCGGTGCTGGGCGGCCGCCTGGCGGACCTGTTCGGCTACGGCGTGGTGTTCATGGCAGCCGGGCTGTTCGCCGTCGCCGTTGGCGCGATTGGCTGGACGTACCGCCCGTCACCGCGGTCGGCCGGACATTCGGCGCGCCCCCGGGTGGCTGAATCGAGCGAGCCGCCTCGGGGCGGCCGACGCTCGCCGTTCTCGACGATCGCGCCCGGCTATCTGCGGACCTTTCAGGTGGTGATGTTCGCCACCTTCTGCGCGATGCTCCGCAGCACCAGCGTTCAGAGCTTGCTGCCGGTCCATGTGGTCTCCGACCTCGGGTACACCGCGTCGGACGTCGGCTACCTGTTCGGGCTGACCGGCCTGGTGCAGATGCTGATGATCGTGCCGGCCGGCTTCATCTCGGACAAGATCGGGCGGAAGGCGGCGGTCGTGCCGGCCGCCGCCCTGGCTGGCGCATCGTTCGTCGGGTACGCTGTCTCGACCGAGCCGCTCGGGCTGGCCGTTGCCTCGGTCCTGATGGGCCTGTCGGCCGGGCTGGCTATCGGCACGATGACCTCGTTCACCTACGACATCGTGTCGCCTGACGCCCGAGGGTCGATCCAGGCGTTCCGCCGCTCGGTGGGCGAGGTCGGTTCGCTGTCAGGGCCGATCCTCGGCGGCCTGATCGCCGGCCTGAGCAGCGCCAGCATGGCGTTCGCCATCTTTGCGCCGCTCCACCTCGTGTCATCGCTGCTGGTGGCGTTCGTAGCCCGCGAGACGCTGAACCGCAGGCCATCCCCGGAACCTCGGGCCGTCCGAACGTCGGGAGCGTAGCACTGGTCGGGAGTGTAGCGGCGGTTGGCGGCATGCCGGCCGTTCGGGTACCGTTCCCCCAGATTCCCCGGGCGGACTGATGGCCGATCCTGAGCGCGTCAGTGTGGCGCGCGGCGTCCATCATCGGGAAGGACCGCCCGGAGCCCGACTGCATCGATTTCAGATGCCTACCGCTACCGTGGAGAAGTGCCTGTGGCCGTCGAACGCGCGCCTCTGAACGCGCAGGTGATGATCGACACGCTCAAGCAGTGTGGCGCAACGCACCTCGTCTGGCTGCCAGACACCGAGTCTGGCTACCTGTATCAGTCGCTCAGCGACGATCCCGAGCTAAAGCTGGTGCCGGTCACGCGCGAGGGCGAGGCCCACGCCATCGCCCTCGGGCTGCTGGTTGGCGGCAAGAAGCCGGTCGTGTGCATCCAGAACACCGGCTTCTACGAGTCGGGTGACTCGATTCGCGGCCTCTGGATCGACCTGAAGCTGCCGATCCTCACGCTGGTCGGGTATCGCGGGTATGAGGGCGGCGGGCCGTCTGCTGACTCGGCGGCCACCTTCCTGGAGCCGGTCCTCAAAGCCTGGGAGATCCCGTATCAGGTGATCGAGACCGACGACGACGTTGCGCGGGTGGTGCCGGAGATGTACGCGCGGGCGCAGTCGCAGGGTCCGACTGCCGTGCTGATCGGTGGGGAGTACGGGGCATGATCGTCGGAACGAAGGCACTGGAGATGATCGCCGAGCACCGCACCGACGAGGTGATGGTCACGACCATGTCGTCGGCGCGGGTCTGGCCCACCATGTCGAGCCGTCCGGACCTGGATCTGCCGATCAAGGGCTGCATGGGCAAGGCCTCGTCCGTCGCGCTGGGGCTGGCCCTGGCCCGTCCCGACAAGCGAATCGTGGTGCTCGATGGCGACGGCTCGCTGCTGATGAACTTCGGCTCGCTGGTCACCATCACCAGCCTCGCGCCGAAGAACCTGGTGCACGTGGTCCTGGAAGGCACGACCTACGACACCAGCGGCGGCCAGCCGACGCCCGGCCGTGGCGTGATGGACTGGGCGACGGTCGCCAAGGGGGCAGGCTACAAGCACGTGGTCCGCATCGACACCGAGGACGAGCTGGCCGACCAGTGGCCGAAGCTGCTCAAAGCCGAGGGGCCGGTCTTCGCCGTGGTCTCCGTCAACTCGATGTGGGCGTTCGGCCCGATGCCCGGACTGACCGGCGGAAAGTGGCAGGATGTCGCCGCCACCCTGGCGACAATCTAGCCAGACAGAAGCGCGTGGATGCACCGGGCCGGCGGGCGCCCGGTGCATGAGCGCGGCCAGAAGTTGCCCGGTCAGGAGCGAATGCGCGGCGCAAGAAATGGTCCGGACTGCCCGGGAGCGCCTATACTGGGCACAGCGCCACATGGCGGCGGGCAGGGGAACACTCGGACATGACCCACTGGTGGGTAAGCCCGTAGTCGGTTCAGCGTCACGCGCGTACCGCCCAGCCCGAGGTCTGCGTCCCTGACGCAGCGCCCAGACCTCAGCGCGGGAGCGAGCGATACCAGCGGTTGCCCCTCGACGACGCCTGCCGGAGCAGGCTGTCCGTCTCGTCCCCCCGCCGAGGTCGAACCGGCGCTTTGTCGGTCCGGCCGTACTGGCCGTCGTCGTGCTGCTGGTGGCCGTGTTGCTGCTGTGGCCGGCCGCTACGCCGCCCACCCCGGCTGACGCCACCGAGCCGTTGACCGTTGCCGAGAGCACCGCCGCGGCCCTGGACGCCAGTGCACCGGTCGCGGCGGTGCCCGTGCAGGCTACCCAGGCGCCGCAGGCCCCGGCCGACCCCACACCCGATCCGAAGGCAGTCAACCTCCGCAAGCTGCATGAGGCGGTTTTCGCGCCGTTTCGCGGCGTCTCGGGTCGCTTCGGCATCTACGTGAAGGATCTTGGGACGGGGCAGACCATTGCCCTCAACGAGCATTTTCCGTTTCAGTCGGCCAGCCTCTACAAGCTGCCGGTGATGTACGAGGTCTTCAAGCTGCGTGACCTCGACCTCTTCCGCTTGAATGAGGAGATGACCATCGGCCCCGACGACGCCGAGATGGATCTCGGGTCGCTGCCCTGGCCTATCGGTACCCGTATCACCATCGGCACCGCTCTGGATCGCATGGTGACGCTCAGCGACAACTCGGGCGCGTACATGCTGGCCAAGAAGGTCGGCAGTCCGCGCATCAACGAGGACATGTCTGGTCTGGGGCTGACCCACACCCACGTGCGCGGCGACGACCTCAAGACCTCCGCCTACGACATGGCCCGGCTGCTGGAGCTGATCGCTCGTGGGCAGGCCCTCAGCCCCGAGACCAGCGCCGAGATGGTGCACCTGATGGCCCGCCAGCAGGTCCGCAACCGCATCCCTGTGAGAATGCCGGCCGAGGCCGTCGTCGCGAACAAGACCGGCAACTGGGAGAGCGCGGCGCACGACGTCGCTATCGTCTACGGGCCGCGCGCGACCTTCGTCATCGCCCTGC is drawn from Chloroflexota bacterium and contains these coding sequences:
- a CDS encoding NAD-dependent epimerase/dehydratase family protein — translated: MQILVTGASGFIGRHVVAELAGAGHTVTTLHRGGPLHLPDGSTLAHVQASVLDPAARAAALRVEAIVHLAGRGDVQASFREPLAYSTLNAGGTAAILDGARESAAHVVLASTQRIYRPTDAVIHEDAAIAPTDPYAYTKLVAEQWCRMYAEQLATPTTVVRLFSVYGPGQVGQGNSGVVSIFLNRARHGETLAVHADQQRDLTWVGDVAHGIRLALERPPTASRPARVYNLATGIGTTLYGLAQMVCAAVGSRSEIVPPAARSDEGDRVADISRARAELRYAPAVTIQEGIARLAAQDTASR
- a CDS encoding MFS transporter, yielding MTIRLSPLGRIIVSIYLPSVLMGFGMGMLLPTLPIVARSFGVAPEVAAQGVTAYLIGRVACLFPAGYIVDRYGRRFAMVLGPSIVVLGLACTVLTPWFSLVLVGQALVGSGEGIWSLGREIAAVESIRAEQRGRVIAAFFGVSAGGATVGPVLGGRLADLFGYGVVFMAAGLFAVAVGAIGWTYRPSPRSAGHSARPRVAESSEPPRGGRRSPFSTIAPGYLRTFQVVMFATFCAMLRSTSVQSLLPVHVVSDLGYTASDVGYLFGLTGLVQMLMIVPAGFISDKIGRKAAVVPAAALAGASFVGYAVSTEPLGLAVASVLMGLSAGLAIGTMTSFTYDIVSPDARGSIQAFRRSVGEVGSLSGPILGGLIAGLSSASMAFAIFAPLHLVSSLLVAFVARETLNRRPSPEPRAVRTSGA
- a CDS encoding thiamine pyrophosphate-binding protein — its product is MIVGTKALEMIAEHRTDEVMVTTMSSARVWPTMSSRPDLDLPIKGCMGKASSVALGLALARPDKRIVVLDGDGSLLMNFGSLVTITSLAPKNLVHVVLEGTTYDTSGGQPTPGRGVMDWATVAKGAGYKHVVRIDTEDELADQWPKLLKAEGPVFAVVSVNSMWAFGPMPGLTGGKWQDVAATLATI
- a CDS encoding serine hydrolase, with protein sequence MLLVAVLLLWPAATPPTPADATEPLTVAESTAAALDASAPVAAVPVQATQAPQAPADPTPDPKAVNLRKLHEAVFAPFRGVSGRFGIYVKDLGTGQTIALNEHFPFQSASLYKLPVMYEVFKLRDLDLFRLNEEMTIGPDDAEMDLGSLPWPIGTRITIGTALDRMVTLSDNSGAYMLAKKVGSPRINEDMSGLGLTHTHVRGDDLKTSAYDMARLLELIARGQALSPETSAEMVHLMARQQVRNRIPVRMPAEAVVANKTGNWESAAHDVAIVYGPRATFVIALLSDGIADFDELYDAMSSASRNVYDLVNDPTFETQPDPALPKNTVGNYITPVRLPNGGSASGSAAAPSSSTTSTTAAPRPPTSNVAPAAPAPTSPPADRPRAPAPTSAPAIALTPTPGSGPAIAPKPASKPAEKPAEKPSEKPQAPASTPAIKPIGPSIFVIATPTKTP